Sequence from the Vanessa tameamea isolate UH-Manoa-2023 chromosome 4, ilVanTame1 primary haplotype, whole genome shotgun sequence genome:
GTTAAATGCCGTATTAATAAGATGTGTCGATGGATTCATTCAGATTGAAAAGTTATATCTATTAATtggtatttatatgataatggtGAATTATGAACCAAAACACTTACGACACGCCTGGATAGCTCATATCCCGGCGTATTGggcaaaatatgtttttaaaacggCCCTTTGCATGGCATATAAGATGAGTTGAAATTTATCTGATTTTGTTAACTTTCACCatatttaaaagtgaaaaattGTGGATCTAGATTCCATTGGACCTGATGCATGCCACAAATAATACAGTACTGAAAAATCTGAGTTCAATAAGTTAGAATTTCAGTATGTCTACTAATGGAGACACTGacaatttatctttaataatatgtatatcaagcCGTTGTCATTGACTTTAAGTTCAATGAACAACACATTGAATAATCCATCATAGAATTTAGTTGacattaatcttaattttatatacaaaataaaaatgcatacaATAACAGTTCATATACATGTGTATTTGAGGTAATTATATAGCccaaattatatgtttaacaGCATGTATGAGATTAGATGAATTCGTTTGAATTATACTGTTATCAAACTATCACAATAAAACTTTCCATTGAATGttgtcaatatataaatatttattatgttttcttacaataattgtttatatgatATACGGGAAATACtcgaaaaatattcaataattatatttgtttttagccattaattttaataccgaTGGCAAAAAAACACTTTGATAATAATCGTTAAGTTTTGTATACAAACGTCCTCGAAGCAACCCTACACGCGTTCATTACCCTGtactaataaattgataaattcaTATCAAACTTggcaagtaaaattaaacttaaaactaaaatgcCCGCATATTGTAACGAACATTCAATGGACAGAGTTTACCAATATGGTACAATCAAAAGCACAACTTATTCAAAGTGAATAATGAACACAAACAAAATTCTATGAGTAAAATATTACGAAGACCAAAGTTACTCGAGACTTATACATAAatgataaatgttataatataatgacaATATGTTTTATGCTAAGACTTcggttttgaaatattaacaaattatttgagaATTATACACTGAAAATTTAATTGGacatcattgaaaatatttcgaatGTATGTTATTAAAGGATTTTAGAACAGCTGCCGTGACGCtgttatttcaaatgttattctaatatgtaataaaaaactttgcAGTAGACAAGTGTTATCATTTACTAAGATTTTCGTTTCCAACTTCTATACATTTATCTCCAGAGATCGAAACGATCAGGATGACTAACTAATTACATAAACGAAAGGCGGGATGAAAGGAGAGAACACTTCAACTCCTCAAATGAGCTTATGTAAAGTAATGGCTACGTTCACTTACAAAACTaaactatatacaatatacgCGCTCGTCATATAAGAACGCACCTAAcaacatatttacaataaagttttGGATGCTTTGGCTATTAAAAGGGCACTCGCTTTTAACTTCTACGTTACGATAAGAATAATACGCTACAAGTTCACTATTAGGAACTAACGCCATAGGCTACTCCGATGCACCCGAGAGTACTTACAACCTCACGTCCGGCCCGAGGTCCGATCGAGACACATCGGGCCCGTTTCGATCGACCTCGCACGGGAGGCGTCGACGAGCGTCCGGTCGCTCCCCACGAGCGGGCCGAGCGGCCTCACAGAACGATCCCCACGGGGCCCCCGCGCGCACTAGCTGGGCCGCGGGGGGTCGCCGCGCGGGGACACGGGCCGGAACGTGCACTCCAGCGAGTCGGAGTCGGGCGTGCCGGGCGTGGACGGCGTGAGGCGGCCCGTGCACATGCGCTTGCACAGCGACGCGTCGCCGTCGTCGCAGCGCCGCTTGCCCACCAGCACGTTGGGCCGCACGGGGCTGAACGACGACGCCCGCAGCGCGATGGGCGACAGGCTGCGCCGCGTCGTGTACTTGCGCGTGGGCGACGGCGACACCACGGGCGAGAACCTGCGGCAGCGGTTGCACATTGCTAGTGCTGATATGGTTTTCTTAGTCTATCTatgtatagaaaattatttGGCAGGATTAAATCAGCAGGTGTAACTGAGCCACTTCTGAGAAGTGTTGgagattacatttttttcattaaatttattcagaGTCGTTTTATATAAAGTGTGAACTGACTACAGTGACCCGAGTGTGCTGCGAGCCGTCGAGCTCGCGGCGAATATGAATCCTGGAAGTGTTACCTGGGCACCCTGGTGGGCGAGTTTGCGGGCCCGCCCAGCAGCGTGAGGTCCTCGTAGGACTGCCCCATCTGCATGGCGGTGTGCACCTCCCGCTCGTGCGCCACCTCCCGCGTGTTGCTCACGTCGGCGCACTCCTCCGCGCGCAGCTGGTTCACGCGCGGGGTGAGGCGCCGGCCGCACGTGCTCTGGGaggttatttattgttactagtaaaagctaattttaagAACCGAAAGGAAATGATCAATCAGAATTTCGAATAATAACATCGATCGATACTAGACGGttcaaatcttattttttagttaCTTTATAGAGTAGGTACAATATTATAAGGCACTTTCTGCATTATCTGAGTTGCTAtatatgttcataaaatattttcatcaaactaaaaattttaatttgtaatgtaatgACCCATTTCTTTCATTTGTGTTCACTTAGTAtataatccaaaataaaaacaaagttatttttttaaacaatcaaaTGTTTTGTACTTACTTGTATACTCCCAGGTATGTTGACGGCTGCTGACAGAGGACTGCAGCTGATGCTATTACTGCGCGTGCGGGGTAAACTGTTATTCGTGAACATGCTGAAAAATGATGTGCTCCTGAAACAAGAAATATGTAATACATTAACTTAAACAGAACAGCGCGGCAGTAcgttactattaaaattaatgatataaaaacaaacatgagTTTTACTGTGAAATATGTATGCATGAGTTATTTTACCGTTTAACAGATAAATCGTAAAAAACTtgcatcatttattttaacaatatctaAGACAATGTATCCTGTGTTTATTTTCTTCTGTGTGtactcaattttatttgattattatattaaaccaaCCTCGAAACAATAAATCAACaactaaaaaataacttcatacatatttcctaatattattaaaccaagaatggcaataaaaaaattcaatacaatGCCATAAAGTTTACACAACCAATTTCGAAAGCAAAACATTATTTCATATTCTATAGTGTCTGAACatgacaataatatattgtgattcaatgtttattcaaataacatcTTAAGTTTACAAGCTATTATTTGACATTCTATATATTCTTATCTATAAGTATCAATAATTGGAAATCAAttcaaaacaacataaaattttaaatacaatgcactcttcgttttatttaatattctagcataataatattacatagtcGTTTATTCCTTATCAAGTACATGAAGGAGCATgagcatattttaatataagagaAATTCGCAGCAAAACAATATGTTATAATAGCAAAAACTGAATCTAGTCTGCTTTTTCAAGATTAGCTAGACTATGATGCCTGTATCTTCACAACAAAGGTTGGTAAACATGTTgatgcaaaaatataatattgttagtgTATATATACGagaaatgattttgtttttatgaaataggtatgCGGACAAGCATATAGCCCACTTGATCGCAGTTGGTCACCACCGTCTATAGAGATTAGTaacataagaaattttaaccattccttacattgccaatccACTGTCAACCTTAGGAACTggaatgttatgtcccttgtccctgtagttgcactggtttactcaaattaaaattcaaactagaacacaacaatattgctgcttggtggtagaatatatgattaaatattttaagaaacttgaacaaagccctaccgcctaGGATTGTGGGAagagaatatgtatttagtcacacttaattttaacatataattttagttatatcaTCATACAGCTTTTATGTATATAGCTAATATCAAATGTGTTTgcaattaaatagtttaattaatttattttaatgaaatttaatcaaaaatccTCTCATAGTGAACACTCACTATATACCATATAGAAACCTATGTCAAGAAACGagtaactatgctaaatttcaagtctccGATTACAAGATCTCCGAAGCTATTGGTGTAATCACACCATCTTGTGATGTCAAtgcatttcaaatgttggaaaagagtaactactacctactgagtttctaaAACCAGTGGTAACTTGACATTTATTACATTTCTCTAAAATTATGAttgaaaagtgcttgtaaaagcattcttgaacaatgtatattttgaattcgagtggtattttatttataaatacatatgaccaatttcattaatttaatttcaataatatatactttaactcAATGAAACCTAATCATATCTCTGTCATCTCAATCTTATCCTCAGATATTTTAGTATCAatgaatattgttaaaaaactcACTAAAAGATCAACATTACTGATCCaaaccataataatattttatacattgaaaataaaatctattttgaatgtactataattttaaattggatGGAATTGACTGAGATATAAGACattctataaattataagatttctataattaatacatattatgctGCATACATTCTTGTAACCATTCCACAGAGTCATGATTTGTAAaggaactatttttaattttgatttgtatatacatatttatacatccTCAACATAAGTAATGtttacaaatgtatattaaattaaaaaggctTGCTcaaaccaattaaaaatgactaaCAACAATGGACAatgtttattagaaatatagCAAGGTATTCATGACATTTAGTCATAACAATGTTTAAGTTAGAAATACATTTGtatgtattcaaatatgtatataatttttctacagctaatgaatttattttaatgaaaattttaaatgactcAATTTTTATGCCATTAAGCTAAAAGACATATGAAATGCATATCCATTTCAAGAATTCTATTACACAAGGAGACACAGATGTCAAACATATaaggttttttatattaataaaatatcaaattcttTCATCTTTTATGCAGCTAAAACAATGGtatctttaaaatgtaaactta
This genomic interval carries:
- the LOC113395795 gene encoding P2R1A-PPP2R2A-interacting phosphatase regulator 1 isoform X1; amino-acid sequence: MDVDTPNILKRCSSAPLINEAASTAATSPTTNTAPRSTSFFSMFTNNSLPRTRSNSISCSPLSAAVNIPGSIQSTCGRRLTPRVNQLRAEECADVSNTREVAHEREVHTAMQMGQSYEDLTLLGGPANSPTRVPRFSPVVSPSPTRKYTTRRSLSPIALRASSFSPVRPNVLVGKRRCDDGDASLCKRMCTGRLTPSTPGTPDSDSLECTFRPVSPRGDPPRPS
- the LOC113395795 gene encoding P2R1A-PPP2R2A-interacting phosphatase regulator 1 isoform X2, whose amino-acid sequence is MFTNNSLPRTRSNSISCSPLSAAVNIPGSIQSTCGRRLTPRVNQLRAEECADVSNTREVAHEREVHTAMQMGQSYEDLTLLGGPANSPTRVPRFSPVVSPSPTRKYTTRRSLSPIALRASSFSPVRPNVLVGKRRCDDGDASLCKRMCTGRLTPSTPGTPDSDSLECTFRPVSPRGDPPRPS